In Candidatus Hydrogenedentota bacterium, the genomic window ATCGAAACCCTGCGCGCCCAGGGCAATCCCGCCACGGCCTCCGACCTGGCAGAACTGTACCGGGCGCTTCCCCCGGAAGATAATGCCGCCCACGACTACATGAAGATTTGGGGCGAGCATAATCAGCGCTCCTTCCAGTGGTATAACCGGACTGGAAAGAGTTGGGAGAGGGGCGACAAACTAGCAGTTCCCCCCTATAATATTTATAATCCCGTCACCCACGAAAGCATCGATCTACCCCCGGACCAGCGCCTCTGGACTCCCTTCTGGGATACCGCAATCAAGTACCACGACTGGCTGCCGGGTCCCACGGCGGCGGCGCTTATGAACGTGGCCGCAAAGTATCCGCGAGAGAGTCGCTACGCCATCGACCTGGGCTCTGGCGCATCGGTGAGCTTGCCTCATCTGGCGGCGATTCGCACGCTTGCTCGCGCACAGAACTATGAAGTCTGGATGGCGGCCATGGAGGACCGCCCTGCGGATGCGCTGCAGACGATCAAGGCCATGGGCCCCCTCGCGGAGTCGTTGCGGGAAGAGCCCATCCTTATCTCACAGCTTGTGCGGATTGCGGTGCACGGCATCATGACCAGCGCGGTGGAGCAGGCCCTCAATCGCACGGAATTCACCGATGCACAGTTGGTGGAACTGCAACAATTCCTGTCGACGGTGCTGCCGCCGATCAGCGAGCACAGCATGATTGCCCAGGGGCTGATTGGCGAGCGGACCTTTGCCTCTATTCAGCCCGATATGGAGATGCTGCGGGACTTTGAGGTAAATATGACCACGGCCCTCCTCCCCCGCTTTCTCTTTGCGATGGACAGGACGGTCACCCTGCGCGCTTACGCTGAAATGGAAGAGAATCAGGAGAACCGCCCGACGCCGCTCCTTCACGAAATCGAAGAATCTCGGAATCCCCAGTTTGTTCTACCGAAGATAATACTGCCTGCGCTGGATCGATCCCGCGAAGCCGAATTCCGCTGCCGCGTGATGCATGCCATCGCGGCCACGGCCTGCGCGGTGGAGCGTTACCGACTCGCCAACGGGGCCTTGCCCGAAACGCTGGATGCGCTCGTGCCGACCTTCCTCGACGCCATTCCCGTTGATCCCTTCCGCGACGACCAGGGCCCCGTGTCCTATCGCACCCGAGAGGACGGCGGCTACGCCCTCTACACCTGGGCCCAGAATCGCAAGGACGACGGCGGCATCCCGCGCGACCCGAAGAAGAAAGAGGGCAACGACTGGGCCAACGGCGACTGGATCTTCAGCGTGGCGCCTCTCAGTTTCCGAAATGGCCCGCAGTTCACGGACACCCCGCCCCTGGAGGAGGGGGCCACGACCAACCCTGCGGCGGGCCGGGGCCGCCGTTCCCTTCAAAGTCAGGGCTCCCGCTTTGAGCCAGATCGTCTGCGCCTGATTTCACTCAAGAATATGTGAAGGGTGCCAACGTAGCTTAGCCTTCCAGACTGAGTTAAAGAATTCTCAGACCTGCAGGGCAACCGGGGTGTGAAACATTTCCTGTTGCCATCAGCCGCATGGATGCTCATGTTGAAATTCAGGTTGACTCCACGAGCGTTAAGTGCATGCTACGACCAGGTCGGGCATTGTCTCAGCCTGGAAGGCTAAGCCACGCTGGCGCACCTTGAGCATTCAGGTAAATATTGAAAAGATAAGCAATAGTCCCTTTGGCCAGGCCTGGCGTTGGACATGGTGGTCCTTCCAAATCATCGAGGCCGGGTGCTTCGTGGTGGATGAACTCACCCGGACTGAGATGAGTCTCCTCCGAACTCATCCCTGAGACCATTTCTACTTACCCGGCGCACCCACCACCGACTCCACGCCGGTAATATTATTCGTGACCCGCGTTCCCTCGGGAAAGGTGAAGACAAACTCCTCCTGCGTGAATTTCTCCACTTCTTCAAAGGACGTCAAAGTATAGGCCGAGAGAAGTAAGTCCCCAATTGTTCCGTCCTCTTTGTGACGCAAACAGTTATGTACAGTGCATTCGGATGGCACATAGACTCCCTCTTCTGTTCGGGAATACGCTTCCACCGTATTGAACCGAGAAAGAAATAGTCCCCCGTCCTCGAGAACTTGGTGGTACTCTATTCGGGTTGGCATCATGCTGTGATCCGGGTCGAGATGGTACCGGATCAGGGAAGTGTCACCCGTACGAAAATCCAGCACCGTACCCGCCGCATCTACGTTGACCAGACGCGAGTTATTGGGGTCTGGCGGAAGTACCTCGAGGATTGGATAGCGATCATCCCGCCTCCATTCCTTCCAGATTGCCCCGGATTTTCGATTGGGATAAAAGCAGTAATAGGCACCGTCACCATGGATGTTTATGTAATTCTTTGATTCGAGCTGCCATTTGCGACGCGGTTCCGAAAGCGCGTGGATGCCCGTTTCATATCGCTGGAAGCCGTAATCAGGATCAAGACTGCCGCTCGATCGCGAAACCCGTAACCATCCCGATACTTTTGACTTTTCTATAAACTCCTCATCACTAAGTTCCGGGTGCTCCTTTCGCACCGGACAATCGGGGGTCGTCCAGCTTTCGTAATCATAGGCCACGCGTATACGGGCGAAGTGCTTTACATTCTCCCGCCAGGCAACGTACGCGGGCACCGATTCCAACGGAATTGAAGGCGGTTCAGCAGGGCCATGGGCCGCACGCGCCGCACGGAGAGTCAGATCCTCTGGAAAACCTGGAATGGTTGCTGCCGATTCACCGTAGATCGTTGCTACGCTGAGGAGAGCGACCAGCATCATGGAGAAAAGATGAAGTTGATCCTGCCAGCCATGTTCACTCATTGCATCATGCTCCCTGATGTTAATTGCGGTTAATAGGCGTCGATCGCGATAGCTATCCTTCCTGCCGTCACGCTCGATTCACAAGTGCGCCAACACTAGTGTAGACTTTGTTTCCATTCTCCGCAACACCTATTTTCCCCTCATCTTCTATCCCGCTAAAGTCTTCCAAAGTCTTCTGGCCCGCTCTCAGGTTCAGTCCGCGCCAATAGAATATTCCCTCGGCTTTTAGTTCACCGCAGCCCCGCTGGGCGATGCGCTGGTTGAAGGTTTCTCTTCCTTCGCAGCGGCCTTCGTTCCAGCTGTGGTAGGCTTTGACTAGTTCGCCCATGGGCACGCCGGCCTAGTCCCAGTGGCTGCAGCACTCTTCGAGCAAATCGCCGACGATGTAGGAGTCGCTCTGATATTCCTCCACCGCAGCCTTTACGCGTGCGGGTACGGGCAGTCCACTGATGGCGTTACACTCTTTCTGACCATCTACGGACTCTCACAGGGATTGACGCGCGCATGGGTACTCCTGGCGAGCGGTACACGTCCTCGACCAGGCAGGTTAGGAAGCAGCAGACATGCTAACGCGCGCGTCAGTCCCTGCAGGTGCGGTCGTTGCACTTTGTGCGCTCCCTTCCGTCCCTTATGTCCCTTATGTCCCTGGTCCTTCTCCCCGCTGCCCTCATGGACCCGATCCCCCTCAACGTGCTAGAATTCCGCCTTTACACCCCATCCCCAACCCCGAGGATTTCTCATGGCGCATTCCGCCCATCCGCGCACCTATACCGTGGGCCTGCTTCAGTTTCAGGTCACGCCCGACCCCGAGGAAAACACCCGCAAGGCCCTGTCGTGGTTTGAGAAGGCCGCGTCCCAGGGGGCTCAGGTGGTGTGTCTTCCGGAGCTCTATAAGAGCCAGTATTTCTGCCAGAAGGAAGATGCGGATCTCTTCGATCTCGCCGAGCCCATTCCCTGCGCGGATATCGAGAAGTTTCAGGCGGCTGCCGCGCGGCTGAAGGCGGCCGTGGTGGTGCCGGTATTCGAGCGGCGGGCTGCCGGGGTCTATCACAACAGCCTGGTGACCATCGATGCCGACGGTACGCTGGTGGGCGCGTACCGCAAGATGCACATCCCCGATGACCCGGCCTATTACGAGAAATATTACTTCGCACCCGGCGATCTCGGCTTCAAGAATTTCGACACGCGCTATGGCCGCATCGGCACGCTCATCTGCTGGGACCAGTGGTATCCCGAAGGTGCGCGGCTTACGGCCCTGCGCGGCGCGTCCATCCTGTTTTACCCCACAGCCATCGGCTGGCACCCCTATGAGAAGGAACAGTACGGCGCGGCCCAGCGCGACGCCTGGATGACCGTGCAGCGGGGCCATGCGATTGCCAACGGTATCTATGTGGGCGCGGTGAACCGCGTGGGCTTCGAGCAGCCCGTGCCAGAGCAGGCGGGCATCGAGTTCTGGGGCTCCTCCTTCATCTGCGATCCCCAGGGCGTGATCCTGGCCGAGGGCAAGACGGATCAGGAAGAAGTGCTGCTGGCGGAAGTTGATCTGACCCATCAGGAGTACATCCGACGCAACTGGCCCTTCCTGCGTGATCGCCGCATCGATGCCTATGGCGACATCACCCGCCGCTTTATCGACGGGGATTGAGCGGATGAGCAGCGCCGATACCGCCAACGTTCGCATGCCCGCCGAGTGGGAAGCGCAGGAGTCCGTTATCCTCGCGTGGCCCACCAACAAGGAAGACTGGCCCGGCAAGTTTCGGCCCATTCCGT contains:
- a CDS encoding carbon-nitrogen hydrolase; the protein is MAHSAHPRTYTVGLLQFQVTPDPEENTRKALSWFEKAASQGAQVVCLPELYKSQYFCQKEDADLFDLAEPIPCADIEKFQAAAARLKAAVVVPVFERRAAGVYHNSLVTIDADGTLVGAYRKMHIPDDPAYYEKYYFAPGDLGFKNFDTRYGRIGTLICWDQWYPEGARLTALRGASILFYPTAIGWHPYEKEQYGAAQRDAWMTVQRGHAIANGIYVGAVNRVGFEQPVPEQAGIEFWGSSFICDPQGVILAEGKTDQEEVLLAEVDLTHQEYIRRNWPFLRDRRIDAYGDITRRFIDGD